One Bufo gargarizans isolate SCDJY-AF-19 chromosome 3, ASM1485885v1, whole genome shotgun sequence DNA segment encodes these proteins:
- the POU3F3 gene encoding POU domain, class 3, transcription factor 3: protein MATAASNPYLPSNSILSPGSIVHSDSGGGGGMQPGSAAVTSVSGGYRGDPTVKMVQSDFMQGAMAASNGGHMLSHAHQWVTALPHAAAAAAAAAAAAEAGSPWSSSPVGMTGSPQHQQQDVKGGAGRDELHPGAALHHRPPHLGPHQGHPGGWGAAAASHIQSMTGGAQQQQQQQQQQQALLYSQSGAFTVNGMLSPPPGSQSLVHPGLVRGDTPELGDHPGHHHHHHHQQQQHQHHQQQQQQQHHGVNSHDPHSDEDTPTSDDLEQFAKQFKQRRIKLGFTQADVGLALGTLYGNVFSQTTICRFEALQLSFKNMCKLKPLLNKWLEEADSSTGSPTSIDKIAAQGRKRKKRTSIEVSVKGALESHFLKCPKPSAQEITNLADSLQLEKEVVRVWFCNRRQKEKRMTPPGIQQQTPDDVYSQVGNVGADTPPPHHGMQTSVQ from the coding sequence ATGGCCACGGCTGCTTCTAACCCCTACCTCCCCAGCAACAGCATCCTGTCGCCAGGCTCCATCGTGCACTCGGACTCGGGGGGAGGCGGGGGGATGCAGCCCGGCAGCGCAGCTGTCACCTCGGTGTCGGGCGGTTACCGGGGGGATCCCACGGTGAAGATGGTGCAGAGCGACTTCATGCAGGGAGCCATGGCTGCCAGTAACGGGGGGCACATGCTGAGCCACGCACACCAGTGGGTCACGGCGCTGCCACacgcggcggcggcggcagcggcggcggcggcagcggcaGAGGCAGGTTCTCCTTGGTCGAGCAGCCCCGTGGGGATGACCGGCAGCccgcagcatcagcagcaggacGTGAAGGGGGGAGCGGGGAGGGACGAACTGCATCCGGGGGCCGCCCTGCATCACCGACCGCCTCACCTAGGACCGCACCAAGGACACCCGGGAGGCTGGGGAGCCGCGGCCGCCTCTCACATCCAGTCCATGACGGGAGGggcgcagcagcagcagcaacagcagcagcagcagcaagcacTCCTGTACTCCCAGTCCGGGGCATTCACTGTGAACGGGATGCTGAGCCCTCCCCCGGGGAGCCAGAGCCTCGTGCACCCCGGCCTGGTCAGGGGGGACACCCCCGAGCTCGGCGACCACCCCGGCCatcaccaccatcaccaccaccagcagcagcagcaccagcaccaccagcagcagcagcagcagcagcaccacgGGGTCAACAGCCATGACCCCCACTCGGACGAGGACACCCCGACCTCGGATGACCTAGAACAATTTGCCAAACAGTTTAAGCAGCGCCGGATAAAGCTGGGCTTCACCCAGGCGGACGTGGGCCTGGCCCTGGGCACCCTCTATGGCAATGTCTTCTCCCAGACCACCATCTGCAGGTTTGAGGCGCTGCAGCTCAGCTTTAAGAACATGTGCAAACTGAAGCCCCTGCTCAACAAGTGGCTGGAGGAGGCCGATTCCTCCACGGGCAGCCCGACCAGCATCGACAAGATCGCAGCCCAAGGCAGGAAGAGGAAAAAGAGGACCTCCATAGAGGTGAGCGTCAAGGGCGCCCTGGAGAGCCACTTCCTCAAGTGCCCCAAGCCCTCTGCCCAGGAGATCACCAACCTGGCGGACAGTCTACAGCTGGAGAAGGAGGTGGTCAGGGTCTGGTTTTGCAACCGGCGGCAAAAAGAGAAGAGGATGACCCCACCGGGCATCCAGCAACAGACGCCAGATGATGTCTACTCCCAGGTGGGCAATGTGGGGGCTGACACACCGCCCCCTCACCACGGGATGCAGACTAGTGTGCAATGA